Proteins from a genomic interval of Sporolactobacillus sp. Y61:
- the hisS gene encoding histidine--tRNA ligase has protein sequence MLIQIPRGTYDVLPEESGIWQKIEETARKICTLFHYKEIRTPLFESTDLFQRGVGDTTDIVQKEMYNFKDRGGRSLTLRPEGTASVVRAFVEHKMYGLPDRPAKLYYIGPMFRYERPQSGRTRQFTQFGVEALGSKDPSIDAEVIALALSFYHALGLKNLKLVLNSLGDPESRAAHRKALINHFKPSIGEFCEDCQTRLEKNPLRILDCKKDHDHPLMATAPSIIDYLTDDARDYFNRVKSILDEMGIVYELDPTLVRGLDYYNHTTFEIMGASKGAISTLTGGGRYNGLVSELGGPETAGVGFALSIERLLLALEVEGITPRAEDGLDAFIVAIGEKAEEKAPVLLHRLREAGLRADKDYMERKVKAQFKQADRDDARFVVVLGDEELEAHSATVKHMSDGTQEKVAFDRLADYMKSKMKK, from the coding sequence TTGCTTATTCAGATTCCGAGAGGGACCTACGATGTCCTGCCGGAAGAATCAGGTATCTGGCAGAAGATTGAAGAAACCGCTAGAAAGATCTGTACATTATTTCATTATAAAGAAATACGTACCCCGCTTTTTGAATCGACAGATCTGTTTCAGAGAGGCGTCGGGGATACGACGGACATCGTACAGAAGGAAATGTATAATTTCAAAGATCGGGGAGGGCGCAGCCTGACTCTGCGTCCTGAAGGGACAGCATCGGTTGTCCGCGCATTTGTCGAGCATAAAATGTACGGCCTTCCCGACCGGCCGGCTAAATTGTATTATATCGGTCCCATGTTCCGCTATGAGCGGCCACAGTCCGGGCGGACACGGCAGTTTACCCAGTTCGGCGTCGAAGCTCTGGGTTCGAAGGATCCGTCTATAGATGCTGAAGTCATTGCACTTGCCCTGTCTTTCTATCACGCGCTGGGTCTGAAAAATCTGAAGCTCGTTCTGAACAGTCTTGGTGATCCGGAAAGCCGCGCAGCGCACCGTAAAGCCCTGATTAACCATTTTAAACCATCTATCGGCGAGTTCTGCGAAGATTGTCAGACGCGGCTTGAGAAGAACCCGCTGAGAATTCTTGATTGTAAAAAAGACCATGATCATCCGCTGATGGCTACTGCCCCTTCGATCATAGATTATCTGACCGATGACGCCAGAGATTATTTCAATCGCGTTAAATCCATTCTTGATGAAATGGGTATTGTCTATGAACTGGATCCGACGCTGGTACGCGGGCTGGATTATTATAATCACACAACGTTTGAAATCATGGGTGCCAGTAAAGGGGCAATCAGTACCCTGACCGGAGGCGGCCGGTACAATGGCCTGGTCAGTGAACTTGGTGGTCCGGAAACGGCCGGTGTCGGTTTCGCTCTGAGTATCGAACGTCTCCTGCTTGCGCTGGAAGTGGAAGGGATCACGCCTCGCGCCGAAGACGGACTGGATGCGTTCATTGTTGCCATAGGTGAAAAAGCGGAAGAAAAAGCCCCTGTTTTGCTGCACAGGCTCCGTGAAGCCGGTCTTCGCGCCGATAAAGACTATATGGAACGGAAAGTTAAAGCACAGTTCAAACAGGCAGACAGGGATGATGCCCGCTTTGTTGTGGTACTCGGTGATGAGGAACTGGAGGCTCATTCGGCTACTGTGAAGCATATGAGCGACGGGACTCAGGAGAAAGTTGCCTTTGACAGACTTGCAGACTACATGAAATCGAAAATGAAAAAATGA
- the dtd gene encoding D-aminoacyl-tRNA deacylase, translating to MKVVLQRVKKASVEVEEKTVGRIDGGLLLLVGIRQGDALEDVYYVADKIAGLRIFEDAEGKMNRSLVDVSGAILSVSQFTLYGDVSHGRRPSFIQAARPEKARPLYEAFNDRLRSHGLTVETGVFGARMDVSLLNDGPVTLIVASKPHE from the coding sequence GTGAAAGTTGTTCTGCAGCGCGTAAAGAAGGCTTCCGTTGAAGTCGAAGAGAAGACGGTCGGTCGCATTGACGGCGGACTCCTGCTGCTTGTAGGCATCAGACAGGGGGATGCCCTGGAAGATGTGTATTATGTCGCCGACAAGATTGCCGGCCTGCGTATTTTTGAAGATGCAGAAGGGAAAATGAACCGGTCGCTGGTTGATGTGTCGGGCGCCATTCTCTCTGTTTCCCAGTTTACCTTATACGGTGACGTCTCACATGGGCGACGCCCCAGTTTTATTCAGGCGGCGCGTCCTGAGAAGGCCAGGCCCTTATATGAGGCGTTTAATGATCGGCTGAGATCCCACGGCCTGACTGTTGAAACGGGTGTTTTCGGTGCCAGGATGGACGTTTCCCTGCTTAATGACGGACCGGTGACGCTCATTGTAGCGAGTAAACCGCATGAGTGA